The Aspergillus luchuensis IFO 4308 DNA, chromosome 7, nearly complete sequence genome has a segment encoding these proteins:
- a CDS encoding uncharacterized protein (COG:T;~EggNog:ENOG410PHAI;~InterPro:IPR006015,IPR014729,IPR006016;~PFAM:PF00582), translating into MSFPSLDGNEPLPGRPRTASTTRASRGDSRRKSISFNIGGSESLPPSRSASVSDRRRSPSQVPTEREARPATAAVSRGPSPPPPKTYERGVSFDTFDNPDAADFSLTLNYKHKGYQSTRRSRTFLCGTDQNDYSDFALEWLIDELVDDGDEIVCLRAVEKDSSIASDAAVEAGKYRKEAEKLFEQVIQKNTQNEKAISLVLELAVGKVQDIIQRMIRIYEPAILIVGTRGRNLGGMQGLLPGSVSKYCLQQSPIPVIVVRPTTKREKKKKKRLADPSRRNYNNILEMSERRGSHIFDRSSSRDSSVSKLPDEEAAVAAALGLPSTYTHSRSSLSTSERSSVSHDESPSPLGSPDAASRSPLGGSVENSEIDTGSDDEPTVSHVENHSDGTLSPKQASETQEVPGLSEVDAGAFTSSMNVPLIVTEDSPPGGTEKQTD; encoded by the exons ATGTCATTTCCTTCACTGGACGGCAACGAGCCACTCCCTGGCCGTCCCAGAACCGCTTCTACCACGCGAGCTTCACGTGGAGACTCTAGGAGGAAATCCATTTCATTCAATATCGGCGGTTCCGAATCCCTGCCTCCCAGTCGCTCGGCAAGTGTCTCGGATCGCCGGCGTTCGCCTTCACAGGTGCCTACGGAGAGGGAGGCTAGacctgctactgctgctgttaGCCGCGgtccatcccctcctccgcccaa GACCTACGAACGGGGCGTCTCCTTCGATACCTTTGATAATCCCGACGCGGCAGATTTCTCCTTGACACTGAACTACAAACACAAAGGGTACCAGAGTACGCGGCGCAGTCGGACATTTCTCTGCGGCACAGATCAGAACGATTATTCTGACTTCGCGCTCGAGTGGCTCATCGATgagctggtggatgatggcgacGAGATCGTCTGTCTCCGTGCGGTGGAAAAGGACTCCAGTATTGCGAGTGACGCTGCAGTCGAGGCGGGAAAATACCGgaaggaagcagagaagTTGTTCGAACAAGTGATCCAGAAGAACACCCAGAATGAGAAAGCGATCAGCTTGGTTCTGGAGTTGGCTGTCGGCAAGGTCCAGGACATTATACAACGCATGATCAGGATCTACGAACCCGCTATCCTCATTGTGGGCACGAGGGGCCGTAATCTAGGTGGCATGCAAGGATTGCTGCCAGGCTCCGTCTCGAAGTACTGCTTACAGCAATCGCCGATTCCTGTTATTGTGGTGCGACCTACCAccaagagggagaagaagaaaaagaagcgTCTCGCAGATCCCTCCCGGCGCAACTACAATAATATACTGGAAATGAGtgagcgacgaggaagccacATCTTCGATAGAAGCTCCAGCAGAGACAGCAGTGTGTCAAAGCTGCCtgacgaggaggctgctgtggctgctgctctcgGTCTGCCTTCAACTTACACTCACTCACGGAGCTCGCTCTCCACGTCGGAGCGAAGCAGCGTCAGTCATGACGAGTCTCCCTCGCCCCTGGGCTCACCTGATGCTGCTTCCCGAAGCCCTCTTGGCGGGAGCGTGGAGAACTCCGAGATCGACACCGGGTCAGATGATGAGCCTACCGTATCGCACGTGGAGAATCACAGCGACGGGACTTTGTCGCCAAAACAGGCGTCTGAGACGCAGGAGGTCCCAGGATTGTCTGAGGTCGATGCAGGCGCATTCACGTCCAGCATGAATGTCCCACTTATCGTAACCGAAGACTCTCCTCCAGGCGGCACAGAAAAGCAAACCGATTGA